A genomic stretch from Candidatus Nitrotoga arctica includes:
- the rpmB gene encoding 50S ribosomal protein L28, with protein MARVCQVTGKRPMVGNNVSHANNKTKRRFLPNLQRRRLWVETENRWVSLRLTNAGLRTIDKNGIDAVLLEMRARGENV; from the coding sequence ATGGCTCGCGTCTGTCAAGTAACGGGGAAACGCCCGATGGTGGGAAACAATGTATCTCACGCCAACAATAAAACAAAGCGTCGTTTCCTGCCGAATTTGCAGCGTCGTCGTTTGTGGGTTGAAACTGAAAATCGCTGGGTATCCTTACGCCTTACAAATGCCGGATTGCGTACCATTGACAAGAATGGTATCGATGCGGTGTTGCTTGAAATGCGTGCACGCGGCGAAAACGTTTAA
- the rpmG gene encoding 50S ribosomal protein L33, with protein MREKIKLESSAGTGHFYTTDKNKRTTPEKLEIKKFDPVVRKHVMYKETKLK; from the coding sequence ATGCGTGAAAAAATCAAGCTTGAATCCAGCGCCGGTACTGGTCATTTCTATACGACGGACAAAAATAAGCGTACTACGCCGGAAAAGCTTGAGATCAAGAAGTTTGATCCAGTGGTGCGCAAACATGTGATGTACAAGGAAACCAAGCTGAAGTAG
- a CDS encoding fatty acid desaturase codes for MFSGFIDLPWWGYVVVALTLTHITIASVTIFLHRHQAHRALNLHAIPSHFFRFWLWLTTAIVTKEWVAIHRKHHAKCETEEDPHSPVILGIKKVLLEGAALYRKEAQNQETLDKYGHGTPNDWLENNLYSKRSELGITLMLIINVLLFGPLGLTIWAVQMAWIPINAAGIVNGLGHYWGYRNFQTDDASTNIVPWGIFIGGEELHNNHHAYASSAKLSNKWYEIDIGWLYIRIIETLGLAQVKRRAPRVRLNQAKTSCDMETLHAVIANRYEVTARYAQLLKKTYSTEIARLKLQASDKIDVTRIKHWLHLDENVLTEQQKTKLSEVIKASGILRTTYTLRQELAAIWQSSTATKEQLVKQLEDWCHRAENSGIAALQEFSQRLRCYA; via the coding sequence ATGTTTTCAGGTTTTATTGATTTGCCTTGGTGGGGCTATGTAGTTGTTGCACTAACCTTAACCCATATTACCATTGCATCTGTTACCATTTTTTTGCACCGCCATCAGGCACACCGCGCACTGAATCTGCATGCTATTCCCAGTCATTTTTTCCGTTTCTGGTTATGGCTAACCACCGCTATCGTCACTAAAGAATGGGTCGCCATCCATCGCAAACACCATGCTAAATGCGAGACAGAGGAAGACCCACATAGCCCGGTTATTCTGGGTATAAAGAAAGTGTTATTGGAAGGCGCGGCTCTTTATCGCAAAGAAGCCCAGAATCAGGAAACACTAGACAAATACGGCCACGGCACACCGAACGACTGGCTGGAGAACAATCTTTACAGCAAACGTAGCGAGCTCGGCATCACGCTGATGCTGATCATCAACGTACTTTTGTTTGGCCCACTTGGCCTAACCATCTGGGCCGTACAGATGGCATGGATACCTATTAATGCAGCGGGTATTGTCAACGGCCTTGGGCACTACTGGGGGTATCGCAACTTCCAGACGGATGACGCTTCCACCAACATCGTGCCGTGGGGTATTTTCATCGGCGGTGAAGAGCTGCACAACAACCACCATGCTTATGCCTCCTCCGCCAAACTTTCCAACAAGTGGTATGAAATCGACATCGGTTGGCTCTACATCCGCATCATAGAAACGCTCGGTTTAGCACAAGTTAAGAGACGTGCCCCGCGAGTACGCCTGAACCAAGCCAAGACTTCATGTGACATGGAGACCCTGCACGCCGTAATCGCCAACCGCTACGAAGTCACAGCCAGATATGCCCAATTACTGAAAAAAACCTACTCCACGGAAATAGCTCGGCTCAAACTACAAGCCTCAGATAAAATTGATGTGACGCGTATCAAACACTGGCTGCATTTGGATGAAAACGTTTTAACCGAACAACAAAAAACGAAACTAAGTGAGGTAATAAAAGCCAGTGGTATCCTACGGACAACCTATACCCTACGCCAAGAGTTGGCCGCCATCTGGCAAAGCTCTACAGCTACCAAGGAGCAATTAGTAAAACAATTGGAAGACTGGTGTCATCGAGCGGAAAACAGCGGGATTGCGGCGTTACAGGAATTTTCCCAACGACTGCGTTGCTATGCTTAG
- a CDS encoding STAS/SEC14 domain-containing protein, with translation MITIEQTPILLNIAVLGEFTLADFKQFEEHALYMLKSPGTVNLLFDLRDMISYTVDVAWEEIKFFNREHLHDFSKIAVITEDEWITWQTWLSRMFVDADICVFTDYEEAEIWAAAA, from the coding sequence ATGATTACAATAGAACAAACCCCCATCCTGCTCAACATTGCTGTACTGGGCGAGTTTACCTTGGCCGATTTCAAGCAATTCGAAGAACACGCACTCTACATGCTTAAATCACCCGGCACGGTCAATCTGTTGTTCGACCTACGTGACATGATCAGCTACACGGTGGATGTAGCATGGGAGGAAATTAAATTTTTCAATCGTGAACACCTGCATGACTTCAGCAAGATTGCAGTTATTACGGAAGATGAGTGGATCACTTGGCAGACTTGGCTATCGCGCATGTTTGTGGATGCCGATATATGCGTCTTTACCGATTATGAAGAAGCTGAAATCTGGGCGGCCGCAGCTTGA
- a CDS encoding DMT family transporter, with protein MGALWMLVAGFFFGCMGVFVKLGAEYFSHIELVFYRASLGLLMIYAVIRQQGLSLSTPYLKQHLWRGISGTIALMLYFYCITVLPLATAVTLNYTAPLYFSILTMLAFKEHFRPALSSAILLGFCGVILLLQPTLAQDQLIPGLIGLISGFLAGIAYLNVKQLGLRGEPEWRVVFYFSLIAAISSGGGMLLGTIHPITTPGLFILLGLGSTATLAQLAMTRAYRTGKMLVAGSLSYSTVIFASIFGMVLWGEALSLMGWIGMGLIIAGGVLSLKLAPKHGGA; from the coding sequence ATGGGCGCATTATGGATGCTAGTCGCCGGATTCTTTTTCGGCTGCATGGGGGTGTTTGTCAAACTCGGTGCAGAATATTTTTCTCATATTGAATTAGTATTCTATCGCGCTTCCCTCGGGTTACTGATGATCTACGCGGTCATCCGTCAACAAGGGTTGTCGCTGTCGACCCCTTACTTGAAGCAGCACTTGTGGCGCGGCATTTCTGGCACCATCGCGCTGATGCTATATTTTTACTGTATCACTGTGTTGCCGCTGGCCACTGCAGTAACGCTAAATTATACCGCCCCGCTCTATTTCTCTATCCTGACCATGCTGGCATTTAAGGAGCATTTCCGTCCGGCTCTCTCCAGCGCAATCCTGCTGGGGTTTTGTGGCGTGATATTGTTACTGCAGCCCACGTTGGCACAGGATCAACTCATCCCCGGTCTGATCGGGCTGATTTCCGGCTTTTTGGCCGGCATCGCCTACCTCAATGTCAAGCAGCTTGGGTTACGTGGTGAGCCAGAATGGCGTGTAGTGTTCTATTTCAGTCTGATTGCCGCTATTAGCAGCGGCGGTGGCATGTTGCTCGGAACTATTCACCCGATCACTACGCCTGGTTTATTCATCTTGCTCGGACTCGGCAGCACTGCCACGCTCGCACAACTAGCCATGACCCGTGCCTACCGTACCGGGAAAATGCTAGTGGCGGGTAGCTTGTCCTACAGCACGGTGATATTCGCCAGCATATTCGGCATGGTCTTGTGGGGCGAGGCATTGTCATTGATGGGATGGATAGGCATGGGACTTATCATTGCAGGCGGTGTGTTAAGCTTGAAGCTGGCACCCAAGCACGGCGGCGCATAA
- a CDS encoding aromatic ring-hydroxylating oxygenase subunit alpha yields MSEIAKIYQLTQVLTQPPLRWYFDPKILEIEQRILFDDGPGYIGHELLVPNLGDYHVLDWMDNAKMLVRNKNGVELLSNICRHRQAIMLEGRGSAKNIVCPLHRWTYQLDGKLLGAPRFPQNPCRDLNKTPLQHWNGLQFAGKRNITKDLADIPALKELDFSNYQLDRVEIDEYAFNWKTFIEVYQEDYHVAPFHPGLGKFVNCDDLHWEFGDWYSVQTVGINHDLRKAGSAAYGKWQEEVLRYSNGTLPKYGAIWLTYYPNIMVEWYPNTLVVSTVIPRGVDACTNIMEFYYPEDIVLFERDFVEAEKAAYRETALEDDTICLKMHQGRKWLYQHGIEDAGPYQSPTEDGLLHFHEFLRRQLDPHLEK; encoded by the coding sequence ATGTCCGAGATCGCTAAGATCTATCAGCTCACCCAAGTTCTCACACAACCGCCATTGCGCTGGTATTTCGATCCAAAAATTTTGGAGATTGAGCAGCGCATATTATTCGATGATGGCCCCGGCTATATCGGGCACGAATTATTGGTACCAAACCTTGGCGATTACCATGTTCTGGACTGGATGGATAATGCCAAGATGTTAGTGCGCAATAAAAATGGGGTAGAGCTGCTCTCCAATATTTGTCGTCATCGTCAGGCCATCATGCTCGAAGGACGTGGTAGCGCGAAAAACATTGTGTGCCCGTTGCATCGCTGGACATACCAATTGGATGGCAAACTGTTGGGTGCACCGCGCTTCCCGCAAAATCCCTGCCGGGATCTTAATAAGACCCCATTGCAACATTGGAATGGCTTACAGTTCGCAGGTAAACGCAATATTACCAAGGATCTGGCGGATATCCCTGCTCTAAAGGAACTGGATTTTTCCAATTATCAACTGGATCGTGTAGAGATAGATGAATATGCTTTCAATTGGAAGACTTTCATTGAGGTATATCAAGAGGATTACCATGTTGCACCGTTCCATCCCGGCTTGGGTAAATTCGTCAATTGTGACGATCTGCACTGGGAATTCGGCGACTGGTATAGCGTACAAACTGTAGGCATCAATCACGACTTGCGCAAAGCTGGGAGTGCCGCCTACGGCAAATGGCAGGAAGAAGTACTGCGATATAGCAACGGCACGCTACCCAAATACGGCGCGATCTGGCTGACCTATTACCCTAACATCATGGTTGAGTGGTACCCCAATACATTAGTGGTCAGCACTGTCATTCCGCGCGGGGTCGATGCCTGCACTAACATTATGGAGTTTTACTACCCCGAAGACATAGTGTTATTCGAGCGCGATTTTGTCGAAGCGGAAAAGGCTGCCTACCGCGAAACCGCGCTTGAGGACGATACCATCTGCCTGAAAATGCACCAAGGGCGCAAATGGCTATACCAGCATGGGATCGAAGATGCTGGACCGTATCAATCTCCGACCGAGGACGGCCTGCTGCATTTCCATGAGTTTCTGCGACGCCAGCTTGATCCACATTTAGAAAAATGA
- a CDS encoding DUF4254 domain-containing protein has translation MHLITSHFVTTFHDTYLANPSWSASSVIDNTDGTELWKWIIKNHCNNCLLWAEEDLARRVKVSDIDIAMNKRAIDRYNQARNDAIECIDEQLLIALKLVDAISAQTDSPIVKVVKDARLNSETAGSMVDRMSILALKICAMRQQTERIEVDEAHRLMCHRKLERLNEQRSDLGACLDELLADTQAGRAYFKVYRQFKMYNDPQLNPALVAESKL, from the coding sequence ATGCACCTGATTACCAGCCACTTTGTGACCACCTTTCACGACACTTACTTGGCTAACCCATCTTGGTCTGCATCTTCGGTCATAGACAATACCGATGGAACTGAGTTATGGAAGTGGATCATCAAAAATCATTGCAACAATTGCCTGCTTTGGGCAGAGGAAGATCTGGCTCGCCGTGTTAAGGTCAGTGACATTGATATCGCCATGAATAAGCGCGCTATTGACCGCTACAATCAGGCCCGCAACGATGCCATTGAATGCATTGATGAACAGTTATTAATCGCCCTTAAGCTAGTAGATGCTATCTCTGCACAAACTGATTCGCCCATCGTCAAAGTAGTAAAAGATGCGCGTTTGAATAGCGAGACCGCTGGCAGTATGGTGGATAGAATGTCTATTTTAGCACTGAAGATATGCGCCATGCGTCAGCAGACTGAGCGTATTGAAGTTGACGAAGCTCACCGTTTAATGTGCCATAGGAAATTGGAACGGCTGAATGAGCAACGCAGTGACTTGGGTGCTTGCCTGGACGAGTTGCTAGCTGATACACAGGCGGGCCGGGCATACTTCAAAGTTTATCGCCAATTCAAAATGTACAACGATCCGCAGTTGAATCCGGCGTTAGTGGCAGAAAGTAAATTGTAA
- a CDS encoding DUF5672 family protein has protein sequence MKTEQVITITLCCVDCINHNLAIEALKKSKERCVFDRVLFLTNRDFTLPGIETIEIPPIRSRQEYSMFVLHELHHYIDSDFVLLVQWDGYIINPNAWTNEFLNFDYIGAVWGHHKDGFRVGNGGFSLRSRKLLLATREIPFDEELAEDELIGRKYRSLLEEQYQIRFAPESEAEKFSFETTYPACQPFGFHGLFNMWMALAPNEVEEFIHSLPSNVTNSIQFFRLGINYRDLRQFRFAEAVFQRILESNPDHSDARSQLAAMANPPASKSISRNETCSCGSGERYKNCCGKIAVTSIPRGATREEDIQWMLSVALKHHQLGHIVHANTIYGLILHEQPQNAVALQYSGVIAYQSDAHEKALKLIKQAIQIQPSIPDFHNNLGLVYQAIGDHQRAVECYRQAIALNANYVEAYNNLGLIFEATGRPAEAVTYYERAIALRPDFAQAHWNLSLTLLIMGDFSRGWDEYEWRLKTPELAGEGKRFTSPLWNGEDLHGKTILLHAEQGFGDAIQFIRYAPLLASLGGNILFECKPALNRLFKEVKGIHEIILRGEPLPQHDFHCPLLSLPSRLRTADGKMPVAAVPYLSPDEGLIEDWRKRMPDTGSALKVGLMWAGSPGNKNNLNRSISLSQLDLLGTVENVMFFNLQKGPGEAQAKQPLANLHFIGLTEDIGDFASTAALIANLDLVICVDTSVAHLAGAIGKPAWVLLSFAADWRWLLEREDSPWYPSLRLFRQRKIGDWEEVVARVRDALCTMVA, from the coding sequence ATGAAAACTGAACAAGTTATCACTATCACACTTTGCTGCGTGGACTGCATCAATCATAACCTTGCCATCGAGGCATTGAAAAAATCTAAAGAAAGATGCGTCTTTGACCGCGTACTTTTTCTGACGAACCGAGATTTTACCCTTCCAGGTATTGAAACAATAGAAATACCACCGATCCGCTCACGGCAAGAATATTCGATGTTTGTGTTGCATGAATTGCATCATTATATTGATAGTGATTTCGTTCTTCTTGTTCAGTGGGATGGCTACATCATTAACCCCAACGCATGGACGAATGAATTTCTAAACTTTGACTATATCGGTGCGGTGTGGGGTCATCACAAAGATGGATTCAGAGTGGGTAACGGTGGTTTTTCATTGCGGTCGCGTAAATTGTTACTTGCAACGCGGGAAATCCCGTTCGATGAAGAGTTAGCTGAAGATGAACTGATTGGCCGAAAATATCGGTCCCTGCTGGAGGAACAATACCAAATACGGTTTGCGCCAGAATCCGAGGCAGAAAAATTTTCTTTCGAAACCACTTATCCAGCCTGCCAGCCTTTCGGTTTTCACGGGTTATTCAATATGTGGATGGCCCTTGCTCCGAATGAAGTGGAAGAGTTTATCCATAGCCTGCCGTCCAATGTTACAAATTCCATCCAGTTTTTCCGGCTTGGAATCAATTACCGGGATCTGCGACAATTTCGTTTCGCTGAGGCAGTCTTTCAACGCATCCTTGAGAGCAATCCTGATCATTCAGACGCCCGTAGTCAATTAGCGGCAATGGCAAACCCCCCTGCTTCAAAATCAATAAGCCGAAATGAAACATGTTCGTGCGGTAGCGGTGAACGTTATAAGAATTGCTGCGGAAAAATTGCCGTGACATCTATACCACGCGGCGCAACTCGCGAGGAGGACATTCAATGGATGTTATCCGTCGCATTAAAGCACCATCAGCTGGGCCATATCGTTCATGCCAACACAATTTATGGCTTGATTTTGCACGAACAACCGCAAAATGCAGTTGCATTGCAATATTCAGGGGTAATTGCCTATCAATCAGATGCCCACGAAAAAGCCTTGAAGCTGATTAAGCAAGCCATCCAGATTCAGCCTTCAATTCCGGATTTTCATAATAATCTAGGATTAGTGTATCAAGCCATAGGGGATCATCAACGGGCTGTCGAATGTTATCGCCAAGCAATCGCCCTGAACGCCAACTATGTCGAAGCATATAACAACTTGGGCTTGATTTTCGAAGCCACAGGACGTCCTGCTGAAGCAGTTACGTATTACGAAAGAGCAATTGCCTTACGGCCTGATTTTGCTCAGGCACACTGGAACCTTTCACTGACATTACTCATAATGGGTGATTTTTCGCGTGGATGGGATGAATATGAGTGGCGTCTGAAGACGCCAGAACTGGCTGGTGAGGGAAAACGCTTTACGAGTCCGTTATGGAATGGCGAAGACCTTCACGGCAAAACAATACTTTTGCATGCGGAACAGGGTTTTGGCGATGCTATACAGTTCATTCGATATGCGCCACTACTGGCATCGCTTGGGGGAAACATCTTATTTGAATGTAAACCTGCGCTGAACCGCCTGTTTAAAGAGGTGAAAGGAATTCATGAAATCATCTTGCGAGGTGAACCGCTACCCCAACACGATTTCCATTGTCCATTACTGAGTTTGCCGTCCAGGCTCCGCACAGCTGATGGGAAAATGCCAGTAGCGGCGGTTCCTTATCTTTCCCCCGATGAAGGCTTGATTGAAGATTGGCGGAAACGCATGCCAGATACCGGATCCGCATTAAAAGTTGGGTTGATGTGGGCTGGAAGTCCCGGAAACAAGAACAATCTGAATCGCTCCATATCCCTCAGTCAACTTGATTTGCTTGGTACCGTAGAAAATGTGATGTTTTTTAACCTGCAAAAAGGTCCTGGAGAGGCCCAAGCTAAACAACCGCTAGCAAATCTCCATTTCATCGGCTTGACGGAAGACATCGGGGATTTTGCCAGTACCGCGGCATTAATTGCCAATCTTGATCTTGTAATTTGTGTCGATACATCGGTTGCTCATCTTGCAGGGGCTATTGGCAAACCGGCATGGGTGTTATTGTCTTTTGCGGCAGACTGGCGCTGGCTGCTGGAGAGGGAAGATAGTCCGTGGTACCCGTCCCTTCGCTTGTTCCGACAACGCAAAATTGGCGACTGGGAAGAGGTAGTGGCGAGAGTGCGAGACGCCTTGTGTACGATGGTAGCGTAA
- a CDS encoding cytochrome c has product MSNPISRNFQNIFLTVVICGNVCLPALAFSQNNIGIEFKDKDQNVKVLTLSDITTEVTAVSLKTFEIHEKKDQIYKAYPARALFDKTFGKGWLKAEEIVFISMDGYQASIPVTKFLSHDAYFAFAHHDNSPFTMTNILQNNEVVQLGPLYLIWDNMKSKVLLEDGASDMPYQVKSIELTTFATRFPNLSPPAKASAEVRRGFLHFRKYCMACHMINGEGGGKAPELNYPTSVVEYIKPEYLTRWIENPSSIRHNSLMPGLAQEILNRAKVTKEIIAYLKAMSTTKRSPQKQDIR; this is encoded by the coding sequence ATGAGTAACCCAATCTCAAGAAATTTCCAAAATATTTTTCTGACCGTCGTAATTTGCGGTAACGTTTGTTTACCTGCACTAGCGTTTTCACAAAACAATATCGGCATTGAGTTCAAAGACAAAGATCAAAACGTCAAGGTTTTGACTTTAAGCGATATTACTACTGAAGTTACAGCAGTTTCGTTAAAAACTTTCGAAATCCACGAAAAAAAAGACCAAATCTATAAGGCTTATCCTGCCCGAGCGCTTTTTGACAAAACATTTGGCAAAGGGTGGCTGAAAGCAGAGGAGATCGTATTCATCTCCATGGACGGATACCAAGCGAGCATTCCGGTAACAAAGTTTCTCTCCCATGATGCCTATTTCGCCTTTGCTCACCACGACAATTCGCCATTTACGATGACCAACATACTACAGAATAACGAGGTAGTACAACTCGGGCCGCTCTACTTAATTTGGGACAACATGAAATCAAAAGTGCTACTTGAAGATGGCGCGTCTGACATGCCTTACCAGGTGAAGAGTATCGAACTCACAACATTTGCGACTCGCTTTCCGAACCTTTCTCCGCCAGCTAAGGCATCTGCAGAAGTGCGGCGTGGTTTCTTGCATTTTCGTAAATATTGTATGGCATGCCATATGATTAATGGTGAAGGCGGCGGCAAGGCACCTGAACTCAATTATCCAACGAGCGTGGTCGAGTACATCAAGCCTGAGTACCTGACACGCTGGATCGAGAATCCATCGAGTATCCGACACAACTCGCTGATGCCGGGACTTGCACAAGAGATCCTTAATCGAGCGAAAGTCACAAAAGAAATCATCGCCTATCTCAAGGCAATGAGTACCACAAAACGTAGTCCACAGAAACAAGACATCCGCTGA
- a CDS encoding BON domain-containing protein, with product MKIKVASICIMVGILVIPRIGFTADLKMDHPDPTAIVKDSDTTTKIKARLSADKHLGKFKSIKVDTDNNGVVWLSGTAHLLSEEEKAIEIARSTEGVVIVHSNIKIKNGHPISD from the coding sequence ATGAAAATCAAAGTTGCGTCAATTTGTATTATGGTCGGTATATTGGTTATACCCCGTATAGGTTTCACTGCCGATCTAAAAATGGATCATCCAGACCCCACAGCAATAGTCAAGGATTCGGATACAACAACTAAAATAAAAGCACGACTGAGCGCCGATAAACATTTAGGAAAATTCAAGAGTATTAAAGTTGATACAGATAACAATGGCGTTGTTTGGTTGAGCGGTACTGCTCACCTTTTATCAGAAGAGGAAAAAGCGATTGAAATTGCTCGAAGTACTGAAGGTGTGGTTATAGTCCATAGCAATATCAAAATCAAGAATGGACATCCAATAAGTGATTGA
- the xerD gene encoding site-specific tyrosine recombinase XerD, translated as MNNTDLLDEFCDCLWLEDGLSRNTLESYRRDLCKFIFWMEKQHHCSLLEATHADVQGFLAYLVVKQKAKATSTSRAISSLKRLFRYLLRQSKIDTDPTLQIATPRLPRNLPKTLTEQDVDMLLQAPDTDIPLGMRDRTMLEVLYASGLRVSELINLSITQISLDMGVVRVMGKGNKERLVPLGEEALDWVRRYLVDARPVLLGDKLNAAMFVTQRGTAMTRQMFWYLIKRHAKHGGLHKPLSPHTLRHAFATHLLNHGADLRVVQLLLGHADISTTQIYTHVARERLKQLHAQHHPRG; from the coding sequence ATGAACAACACTGACCTCCTGGATGAATTCTGCGATTGCCTGTGGCTGGAAGACGGTTTGTCGCGCAACACATTGGAAAGCTACAGACGCGATCTGTGCAAATTTATTTTCTGGATGGAAAAACAACATCACTGTTCCTTACTAGAGGCGACACATGCTGACGTCCAAGGCTTTCTCGCTTATTTGGTCGTCAAACAAAAAGCTAAAGCCACCAGTACCAGTCGTGCCATATCAAGCCTCAAACGCCTGTTCCGTTACCTGTTACGGCAGAGCAAAATAGACACTGATCCCACCCTGCAAATCGCTACCCCCAGGCTGCCTCGTAACCTGCCAAAAACGCTCACCGAACAAGATGTGGATATGCTGCTACAAGCACCGGATACGGATATACCTCTGGGCATGCGTGATCGCACTATGCTGGAAGTGTTATATGCCAGCGGCCTGCGCGTGTCTGAGTTGATCAACTTGAGCATTACACAAATCAGCCTCGACATGGGCGTAGTGCGTGTGATGGGTAAGGGTAATAAAGAACGTCTGGTGCCGTTGGGAGAGGAAGCGCTAGACTGGGTGCGCCGCTACCTGGTTGACGCGCGCCCCGTCTTGCTGGGCGATAAATTAAATGCAGCGATGTTCGTTACTCAACGTGGCACAGCAATGACGAGGCAGATGTTCTGGTATCTCATCAAACGTCATGCAAAGCACGGTGGCCTACACAAACCACTATCGCCGCACACCTTGCGCCACGCCTTCGCCACCCATTTGCTTAACCATGGAGCAGATCTGCGCGTAGTGCAACTGTTACTTGGCCATGCCGATATTTCTACCACACAGATTTACACGCATGTTGCACGCGAACGGTTGAAACAACTGCACGCGCAACATCATCCAAGGGGGTAA
- a CDS encoding methylated-DNA--[protein]-cysteine S-methyltransferase, translating to MNYQAKLPTPFGMLGICCEADTLTDIDFLESDATPQSPSQAFAREVCRQLQAYFIDPNFHFNLSLKLNGTVHQTKVWQAISAIPPGKTRNYGDLATLLASSPRAVGQACGANPIPIVIPCHRVVSKSGIGGFIHQRAGNALDIKRWLLAYEKQSNQRKNL from the coding sequence ATGAATTATCAGGCAAAGCTACCTACACCATTTGGTATGCTGGGTATTTGTTGTGAGGCGGATACGCTAACTGACATCGACTTTCTGGAGTCAGATGCCACGCCACAATCGCCTAGCCAAGCGTTCGCTCGAGAGGTATGCAGACAATTGCAGGCCTATTTCATTGATCCAAATTTTCATTTTAATCTTTCCCTCAAGCTAAACGGCACTGTCCACCAAACAAAAGTGTGGCAGGCAATATCTGCTATTCCACCCGGGAAAACACGTAATTATGGCGATCTCGCCACGTTGCTAGCTTCCAGCCCGCGGGCGGTTGGTCAGGCGTGTGGCGCAAATCCCATTCCCATTGTCATCCCCTGCCATCGCGTGGTAAGTAAATCTGGTATCGGCGGCTTCATACATCAGCGCGCGGGGAATGCGCTGGATATCAAACGCTGGTTGCTTGCATATGAAAAGCAATCGAACCAAAGAAAGAACCTGTAG
- the rplS gene encoding 50S ribosomal protein L19: MNLIAILEQEEIVRLGKVIPSFAPGDTVIVNVNVVEGERKRVQAYEGVVIAKRNRGLNSSFIVRKISASEGVERTFQTYSTAIASIEVKRRGDVRRAKLYYLRDRSGKSARIKEKLPNRKAV; this comes from the coding sequence ATGAATCTTATCGCAATACTTGAACAAGAAGAAATTGTCCGTCTGGGCAAAGTAATCCCGAGCTTCGCCCCTGGCGACACCGTTATCGTCAATGTGAACGTGGTCGAAGGTGAACGCAAACGCGTGCAGGCTTACGAAGGCGTAGTGATTGCAAAGCGCAATCGTGGCCTGAATTCATCTTTCATCGTGCGGAAAATTTCCGCTAGTGAAGGTGTGGAACGTACCTTTCAAACCTATTCAACAGCCATTGCCAGTATCGAAGTAAAACGCCGGGGTGATGTGCGTCGTGCCAAGCTGTACTACTTGCGTGACCGTTCCGGAAAATCCGCGCGCATCAAGGAAAAACTCCCTAACCGCAAAGCGGTTTAA